The following coding sequences lie in one Acropora palmata chromosome 3, jaAcrPala1.3, whole genome shotgun sequence genomic window:
- the LOC141876268 gene encoding NFX1-type zinc finger-containing protein 1-like produces MELSKRGRGRGARNRGRGNSRSTETAPGGFSGGQRHQQQHGNTQTVRVLGYKKLKELQRKDPSETAASLLQYRDGFQNLVNADSIEEDWMKLLIEILGKMCGTAIMPQNMIEAMSVCKGSAFMRNHLPRYIIQLPMIEEEQHTEMSLIVRSLITFFREWLERFPRLCSEIPLDNLYGSLGELNLDRVAEFRAQVDSLIKKRRELVVEERKKAQVEQEPKKKKQLAVEPPPPDDFREMSIYPTEKEIFSEKKPFLRRNKVEKTEKYKDFHDYLDVQFRLLREDFVSPLRDGIREIINNIPEEERSHNLYIYENVEILTTVFTRAGIVHSIHLDMKRLKNVPWEHSKRFLFGSFLCLSKDNFKTMLFATVANRKADDLATGKLHIRFVNGFEDSPQTQEKYVMVESPAYFEAYRPILEQLRKISQDAFPFQEYLVHCNSDVKPPRYLRDEKPGIQVQYDMEKVLEMESSNCSSKISICDPKAWPQAEDVNLNASQLKALRGALTKEFSVIQGPPGTGKTYLGLKIVRALLDNRHVWDSEKKSLMLMVCYTNHALDQFLEGVLKFHQTGIIRVGGRSSSESLQAYNLNEYTTSSGNQRRIKEEMTKCQEAIERAIARLAHSKNSILTVEELRRFAKWNLVKQLRGKENRHETEGNSVVERWLGAKHSNQCHDIDHTMPGDATSPGYSKKTASSGADDTSTIDVDRDADIIQSQRMLGDNNFELIVGMHSATQTRQRSSTLSPGQMKILRGESTLKPLTTGEIANVKNVWGLSGNDRWRLYMSWLRPYQENCKEEISRKIQEYERICKRSREIRDSEELQVLREAVVIGMTTTGAAKYRTIVEDIQPTIVIVEEAAEVLEAHIITSLTKGTQHLILIGDHKQLRPNPTVYNLAREFHLDVSLFERMVNSGMPCHQLNTQHRMRPDIARLMRFIYNDLQDHESVLKRASVRGVKKNIFFINHRKLEDESEINDTLKSHSNQHEAEYIAALCDYFLLQGYKPSQVTVLTLYTGQVLALKKMMPKSRFEGVRITAVDNFQGEENDIILLSLVRSNEKKKIGFISIRNRVCVALSRAREGLYCIGNFAMLSEKNELWNKIVQDMKGRDAFGESLELLCTNHPDRVIHAKDADDFKRAPEGGCTLPCQFRLPCGHVCERVCHPDDADHEFYVCKKKCPTNLCLEHNSKCDRKCHFGEDCAGCPVEVEKIIPSCGHLQRVSCGTPAEMYKCQEKCQEFMPCGHFCPGKCWEVCASFSCQVIVTEEFDCGHETKKPCFELSEVGCRCEEPCRAILDCGHPCVGNCSDCKQGRMHVPCRNDCDRRRVCLHLCKEPCTKNCPPCPEECESRCIHSKCSGTCKELCTPCVELCMWECKHKKCTKLCWEICNRDRCNEPCSRKICKFGHPCIGLCGEPCPKLCRICDKDKVTELFFGTEEEEGALFIELQDCGHIFEVTAMDQWMDEDGDDIKLKECPRCKTPIRLSYRYANVVKEKLAEVEEVKKRLIEEEKHFQRRQRELEKEASSLETKYPDIRRIKLVRHMPVSQKETDSSTKRVSSSEVMGQWLRQRKTMAEINTIDNQIRLLKQIYKVRDEVKKDLLRHTSHQSLNATISSQSSIEARYLDAARELDQKLNVLETHLMQFQISSQRLTDIRDEIICVGLLLRIRVVRCEVQKRSIALDFSKEEWLETHGKLLGAGQRLSQEEADDIESSINRIRKECGLEGLTREERVMIANAMNFSKGHWFKCPNGHIYAIGDCGGAMEERKCPDCEATIGGTQHRLHQGNQLASEMDGARHAAWSDHTNLQNYDQRELRRMQYE; encoded by the exons ATGGAACTCAGTAAACGTGGAAGAGGAAGAGGGGCGAGGAATCGTGGTCGAGGAAATAGCAGAAGCACAGAGACAGCCCCAG GTGGTTTCTCCGGCGGCCAGCGacaccaacaacaacatggaaaTACACAAACTGTCCGAGTCCTTGgatacaaaaaattgaaagagttACAGCGTAAAGATCCTTCAGAGACTGCAGCGAGTCTTCTTCAATACAGAGATGGCTTTCAAAACCTGGTGAACGCTGATAGTATTGAAGAAGATTGGATGAAACTGCTTATAGAAATTTTAGGAAAGATGTGTGGCACTGCGATAATGCCACAAAATATGATTGAGGCCATGTCAGTTTGTAAAGGATCGGCGTTTATGCGCAATCACCTGCCTCGGTATATAATTCAACTACCAATGATAGAGGAGGAGCAACATACTGAAATGAGTCTGATTGTACGAAGCTTGATCACTTTTTTCAGAGAATGGCTTGAAAGATTTCCTCGCCTTTGCTCCGAGATCCCTCTCGACAATCTTTATGGAAGCTTAGGTGAATTGAACTTGGACAGGGTAGCTGAATTTCGAGCACAAGTGGATTCCCTTATTAAAAAAAGACGCGAACTCGTAGTagaggaaaggaaaaaggCACAAGTTGAACAAGaaccaaaaaagaagaagcaatTAGCTGTGGAACCACCACCACCGGATGACTTCAGAGAAATGTCCATTTATCctactgaaaaagaaatcttcTCTGAAAAGAAGCCATTTTTACGGCGAAACAAGGTCGAGAAAACTGAGAAGTACAAAGACTTTCATGATTACTTGGACGTTCAGTTCCGTTTGCTTCGTGAGGATTTTGTGTCTCCGCTCCGCGATGGAATCAGAGAAATCATCAATAATATCCCTGAGGAAGAACGATCTCATAATTTATACATATACGAGAACGTAGAGATTCTGACTACAGTTTTTACCAGGGCAGGAATTGTGCACAGCATCCATCTTGACATGAAGCGCCTCAAAAACGTCCCATGGGAGCATTCGAAACGATTTCTGTTTGGGTCATTCCTTTGTTTGTCAAAGGACAATTTCAAAACCATGCTATTTGCTACAGTAGCGAACCGCAAAGCTGACGATCTCGCGACAGGCAAGCTACACATTCGCTTTGTGAATGGTTTTGAAGATAGCCCCCAGACACAAGAGAAGTATGTGATGGTGGAGTCGCCAGCGTACTTCGAAGCGTATCGACCAATCTTGGAACAGCTGAGGAAAATCAGTCAGGATGCATTTCCATTCCAAGAGTACTTGGTCCACTGTAACTCTGATGTTAAGCCTCCCCGTTACCTAAGGGACGAGAAACCTGGAATTCAGGTTCAGTATGACATGGAAAAAGTCCTTGAGATGGAATCTTCAAATTGTTCGAGCAAAATATCTATATGTGATCCGAAGGCGTGGCCTCAAGCTGAAGATGTTAACTTGAATGCATCCCAACTTAAGGCTTTGAGAGGTGCGCTCACAAAGGAGTTTTCCGTGATACAAGGTCCTCCGGGAACAG GTAAAACGTATCTGGGTTTAAAGATTGTTAGAGCCCTTCTTGACAACAGACATGTTTGGGATTCTGAGAAAAAGTCTTTAATGCTGATGGTATGCTACACAAACCACGCGCTGGACCAGTTTCTTGAGGGAGTGTTGAAATTCCATCAAACTGGAATAATACGGGTCGGAGGGCGAAGTTCCTCAGAGAGTCTGCAAGCATACAATCTAAATGAATATACAACGTCATCGGGAAATCAGCGTCGAATCaaagaagaaatgacaaaatgtCAAGAGGCTATCGAAAGAGCAATTGCTCGACTTGCACACAGCAAGAATAGCATCCTAACGGTGGAAGAACTGCGACGCTTTGCCAAGTGGAATCTTGTGAAGCAGCTGAGAGGGAAAGAGAATCGTCACGAAACTGAAGGAAATTCGGTCGTTGAACGTTGGCTTGGAGCAAAGCATTCAAACCAGTGCCACGATATTGATCACACTATGCCTGGAGATGCTACAAGCCCTGGATACAGCAAGAAAACGGCTTCCAGTGGTGCTGACGATACATCAACAATAGATGTAGACAGAGATGCAGACATCATTCAAAGCCAACGAATGCTGGGAGACAACAATTTCGAGCTCATTGTGGGAATGCATTCCGCCACACAAACAAGACAGCGGTCCTCGACACTTTCACCAGGCCAAATGAAAATTCTAAGGGGAGAATCGACACTTAAACCGCTTACCACAGGCGAGATCGCGAACGTCAAAAATGTTTGGGGCCTTAGCGGTAATGATCGTTGGAGACTTTACATGTCTTGGCTGCGGCCTTATCAAGAAAACTGTAAGGAAGagatttcaagaaaaattcaagaatATGAGCGTATCTGCAAACGATCAAGAGAGATTCGAGACTCTGAAGAACTCCAGGTGCTCCGAGAGGCTGTAGTGATTGGCATGACCACAACTGGTGCTGCAAAGTACCGCACTATAGTGGAAGATATCCAGCCAACCATTGTGATTGTTGAGGAAGCAGCGGAAGTCTTGGAGGCTCACATCATAACGTCTCTGACAAAAGGAACGCAACACTTGATTCTTATTGGAGATCACAAACAACTGAGACCTAATCCAACTGTGTATAACCTTGCTCGTGAATTTCATCTTGAtgtttccttgtttgagaGAATGGTCAACAGTGGAATGCCTTGTCACCAACTCAACACCCAGCATAGGATGCGCCCCGATATTGCAAGACTTATGAGATTTATTTATAACGACCTGCAAGACCACGAATCGGTGCTTAAACGTGCCAGTGTCAGAGGAGTTAAAAAGAACATCTTTTTCATCAATCATCGGAAACTCGAAGATGAAAGTGAGATCAACGACACATTGAAGAGCCATTCAAATCAGCACGAAGCAGAATACATTGCAGCCCTCTGCGACTATTTCCTCTTACAAGGCTACAAACCAAGTCAAGTAACAGTTTTGACGCTTTACACAGGTCAAGTGCTCGCCTTGAAGAAGATGATGCCGAAAAGCAGATTCGAGGGTGTTAGAATCACTGCAGTAGACAACTTTCAAGGAGAAGAGAACGACATCATTCTGCTTTCACTGGTCAGAtctaatgaaaagaaaaaaattggcttTATTTCCATTAGAAACCGTGTTTGCGTCGCTTTATCTCGAGCTCGTGAAGGCCTCTATTGCATCGGTAATTTTGCCATGCTTTCTGAGAAAAATGAATTGTGGAATAAAATAGTCCAAGACATGAAGGGAAGGGACGCCTTTGGGGAATCATTGGAACTTCTGTGCACAAACCATCCAGACAGAGTGATTCACGCCAAAGATGCAGATGACTTCAAGAGAGCTCCAGAAGGAGGCTGCACTTTGCCATGCCAATTTCGTCTTCCGTGCGGTCACGTATGCGAAAGAGTGTGTCATCCAGATGACGCGGACCATGAATTTTACGTGTGTAAAAAGAAGTGTCCAACAAATCTGTGTCTCGAGCACAACAGCAAGTGTGACAGAAAGTGCCATTTTGGCGAAGATTGCGCTGGGTGTCCTGTGGAAGTGGAAAAAATCATCCCTTCTTGCGGCCACTTGCAACGTGTATCTTGCGGAACACCGGCCGAGATGTACAAATGCCAGGAAAAGTGTCAAGAATTCATGCCCTGCGGACACTTTTGTCCTGGAAAATGCTGGGAAGTATGTGCCTCTTTCAGTTGTCAAGTTATCGTCACTGAGGAATTTGATTGTGGCCATGAAACTAAaaaaccatgctttgagctgTCAGAGGTTGGTTGTCGTTGCGAAGAACCATGTCGGGCAATTCTCGACTGTGGTCATCCTTGTGTTGGAAATTGCAGTGATTGTAAGCAAGGAAGAATGCACGTCCCATGCAGAAACGACTGCGATAGACGGCGTGTATGCCTCCACCTCTGCAAGGAGCCATGCACAAAAAACTGTCCACCGTGTCCCGAGGAGTGTGAGAGTCGATGTATCCATAGCAAATGCTCAGGGACTTGTAAGGAGCTGTGCACGCCTTGCGTG GAACTGTGTATGTGGGAGTGCAAACACAAAAAGTGCACGAAGCTTTGTTGGGAAATTTGCAATCGTGATCGATGCAATGAACCATGctcaagaaaaatttgtaaattcGGACATCCATGCATTGGGCTGTGCGGTGAACCGTGCCCTAAGTTGTGCCGAATCTGTGACAAGGATAAAGTCACAGAGCTCTTCTTTGGCACTGAGGAAGAGGAAGGAGCTCTGTTTATTGAGCTGCAAGACTGTGGTCACATATTTGAGGTAACGGCTATGGATCAATGGATGGACGAAGACGGAGATGACATCAAGTTAAAGGAATGCCCCAGGTGTAAGACACCAATTAGATTAAGCTATCGCTATGCAAACGTCGTGAAAGAAAAGTTAGCTGAAGTGGAGGAAGTGAAGAAGCGGCTGATTGAGGAGGAGAAACATTTTCAGCGTCGCCAACGTGAGCTGGAGAAGGAAGCTAGTAGTCTTGAAACCAAGTATCCCGATATTAGGCGGATAAAACTCGTGCGTCACATGCCTGTGAGCCAGAAAGAAACAGATAGCTCCACCAAGCGTGTTTCAAGCTCTGAGGTCATGGGGCAGTGGTTGCGACAGAGAAAAACCATGGCTGAGATTAACACAATTGACAACCAAATAAGGCTACTCAAACAAATATACAAAGTGAGAGACGAAGTGAAGAAAGATCTGTTGCGGCATACTTCCCATCAAAGTCTTAATGCGACCATTTCGAGTCAGTCGTCCATTGAAGCGAGGTATCTCGATGCTGCAAGAGAACTTGATCAAAAGCTGAATGTCTTGGAAACCCATCTGATGCAGTTTCAAATCTCATCCCAAAGGCTGACTGACATCAGAGATGAGATCATCTGTGTTGGTCTTCTTCTAAGAATTCGAGTGGTTCGGTGCGAGGTCCAAAAGCGTTCCATTGCTCTAGATTTCTCCAAAGAGGAATGGTTAGAAACGCACGGGAAGCTTTTAGGTGCAGGACAACGACTAAGCCAGGAAGAAGCGGATGATATTGAGAGCTCTATAAACCGCATCCGAAAAGAGTGTGGTTTGGAAGGCTTGACGCGAGAAGAACGAGTCATGATTGCCAACGCAATGAATTTTTCGAAAGGTCACTGGTTTAAGTGTCCGAATGGTCACATCTACGCCATTGGTGACTGCGGTGGGGCAATGGAGGAGAGAAAATGCCCAGACTGCGAAGCTACAATCGGTGGAACCCAGCACCGGTTGCATCAAGGAAATCAG CTCGCCTCGGAGATGGATGGGGCGCGACATGCTGCTTGGTCAGACCACACGAATTTGCAGAATTATGACCAGCGCGAACTGAGGCGTATGCAGTATGAATGA
- the LOC141876290 gene encoding uncharacterized protein LOC141876290, producing MSFKFNKKAVITGLSSTEADKTLVYAQTIKRISSQSSFSVDRNIFCVDVGAAALKKQSKTDCTWVQEELENARIIPGAVITVSGKERYVKTEQEVIDHFKLLSPQAYQLFCPAFGSSSDENLSASAYPSAKIDQARRLCCTDRPNPSLRWVMCKNVSLLYNKSSGRVEATGTAMDIVHMEQCGRLVSTSVQQSITAQLNCKTCSPKVNAQTPGPVIFSQGLALVKMVEKDLPSPRPRSASAEIEFNTE from the exons ATGTCATTTAAGTTCAACAAGAAAGCTGTAATAACAGGACTAAGTTCCACGGAGGCGGACAAAACTCTGGTCTACGCACAAACGATTAAAAGAATTTCATCTCAGAGTAGCTTTTCCGTGgacagaaacattttttgtgtCGATGTTGGGGCAGCGGCACTGAAGAAACAATCCAAAACAGATTGTACATGGGTGCAAGAAGAATTAGAAAATGCGCGAATTATCCCTGGGGCTGTTATCACCGTTAGTGGCAAAGAAAGATATGTGAAAACAGAG CAAGAAGTCATTGATCACTTTAAGCTTCTTTCACCGCAAGCATACCAGTTGTTTTGTCCAGCGTTTGGATCGTCTTCAGACGAAAACCTTTCTGCTTCTGCGTATCCATCAGCCAAAATCGACCAAGCTCGGCGCCTGTGCTGCACAGACCGACCAAACCCAAGTTTGCGCTGGGTTATgtgtaaaaatgtttcattaCTTTATAATAAAAGCTCGGGTCGAGTTGAAGCAACCGGCACAGCCATGGACATTGTCCACATGGAACAGTGCGGGAGGTTGGTATCTACTTCCGTTCAACAGAGCATCACTGCACAGCTTAACTGCAAAACTTGCTCGCCTAAAGTGAATGCTCAAACCCCAGGGCCAGTAATCTTTAGCCAGGGTCTTGCCTTGGTAAAAATGGTGGAAAAAGATTTGCCTTCGCCTCGACCTCGATCAGCTTCGGCAGAAATAGAGTTTAATactgaatga
- the LOC141876276 gene encoding ribosome quality control complex subunit TCF25-like — translation MSSRVLRKLQGERILEIPPDYEEDEDEDEFGILSVKTKQQAGVNRFDLLNANDDDDVSNEDSQDFPEDENSMEGTSSSVTEEKPYLTESTSKMTKKKNKKAKKGKGDVSNGATKQKGTIDELKNNETDKSANMPGAITTQRQSTSKTLDTKAVLGVEHRNLNAENEMKRRFGSHVIRAENRQRNSHQRVFQLGSRLVTPKQTWPKIGATGIRMEVTETKNGNSFFAFQHSTSYQETQLQFLDAVESLDPNNISAILHTHPYHVDSLLQLSEICKMGEDYQMAAELIERALYCLERSFHTIFSLTTGHSRLEYRRAENRSFYIALFRQIIFVGQKGCYRTALELCKLLLNLDPDEDPLGVLLMIDFYALQSEQFTFLIRLFEEWEPHRNLSQLPNFAFSVALAHFHSSKQEGEPKRADEMLQTALIMFPMVLSPLLDKCNVALASSLIKHQFCSPASASSYPLALKQLEALYIGRTYHAWKEPEVIDWLAMNVKIVLERVDAKDPMVEQCKSKRQVRYRGTPRNVYRHIIMSDIKDATASLPLDMTNVPLVSYDPLPPLDSVSGYKRPQRNVRVDQEHGVLSMFFRSLLPSFNAQTPNGQRERLQARLEQPVEGAEGAPSPLRDTDLTRGVENLLTAMRELLNTLSYRDPSESEQNDATGENGANQEEWDDGGENY, via the exons ATGTCTTCGCGTGTTTTGAGGAAACTGCAGGGTGAAAGAATACTGGAAATCCCACCCGATTATGAGGAAGATGAAGACGAAGACGAATTTGGCATTTTGTCAGTTAAGACGAAGCAGCAAGCTGGAGTCAATCGCTTTGATTTG TTGAATGCaaatgacgacgacgatgtATCCAATGAAGATTCTCAAGATTTTCCAGAAGATGAAAATTCAATGGAGGGTACCAGTTCAAGTGTTACAGAGGAGAAACCGTATTTAACTGAATCAACCTCCAAAATGaccaagaagaaaaataaaaaggcaaagaaaggGAAGGGAGATGTTAGCAATGGAGCAACTAAG CAAAAAGGAACCATCGATGAGCTCAAGAATAATGAGACTGACAAGTCTGCTAACATGCCtg GTGCTATAACAACTCAAAGGCAGAGTACCTCCAAAACTCTTGATACTAAAGCTGTTCTTGGTGTTGAACAtag AAACTTGAAtgcagaaaatgaaatgaaaagacGCTTTGGATCTCATGTCATTAGGGCAGAAAACAG GCAGAGGAATTCTCACCAGAGAGTGTTTCAATTAGGATCAAG GCTGGTTACACCAAAGCAAACATGGCCTAAAATTGGAGCAACAG GGATTAGAATGGAAGTCACTGAGACTAAGAACGG gaacaGCTTCTTTGCATTTCAGCATTCTACCTCGTACCAGGAAACTCAGCTCCAGTTTCTTGATGCAGTGGAATCTCTTGATCCAAACAACATTTCT gCAATTCTTCACACACATCCTTACCATGTGGACTCCCTTCTTCAACTCAGTGAAATTTGCAAAATGGGAGAGGATTATCAAATGGCTGCAGAACTTATTG aGAGGGCTCTTTATTGTCTTGAAAGAAGTTTCCACACAATCTTTAGTCTTACAACAGGCCACTCTAGACTTGAATACAGAAGAGCAGAAAACAG gTCTTTCTACATTGCTTTGTTTCGGCAAATCATTTTTGTAGGACAAAAAG GCTGCTACAGAACAGCTTTGGAATTGTGCAAGCTTTTActtaa CCTTGATCCAGATGAAGATCCCCTTGGTGTGTTGCTCATGATTGATTTTTATGCGCTGCAATCAGAGCAGTTCACTTTCCTGATACGACTGTTTGAAGAATGGGAG CCTCACAGGAACTTATCTCAGCTTCCAAACTTTGCCTTTTCTGTGGCCCTTGCACACTTTCATTCCAGCAAACAGGAAGGAGAACCAAAGAGAGCTGATGAGATG ctCCAAACTGCATTAATTATGTTTCCAATG GTTTTATCTCCTCTGTTGGACAAGTGCAATGTTGCATTGGCCTCATCCTTGATCAAGCATCAATTCTGTTCTCCAGCATCAGCCAGCAG TTACCCGTTGGCCTTAAAGCAACTTGAAGCTCTATACATCGGCAGAACCTACCATGCATGGAAAGAACCTGAG GTTATTGACTGGCTAGCTATGAATGTGAAAATCGTTTTGGAAAGAGTTGACGCAAAGGATCCTATGGTGGAGCAGTGTAAAAGCAA ACGACAAGTGCGTTATAGAGGAACGCCGCGGAATGTTTACAGACACATAATAATGTCAG ATATCAAAGACGCAACTGCTTCTCTTCCTCTG GATATGACCAATGTACCTCTTGTATCCTACGATCCTCTTCCACCTCTGGACTCGGTCTCAGGTTACAAGCGGCCACAGAG GAATGTTCGTGTTGACCAAGAACACGGAGTGCTTTCTATGTTCTTTCGTTCGTTGCTACCGTCTTTCAATGCCCAGACTCCTAACGGGCAACGTGAACGCTTGCAAGCGAGGCTCGAACAACCCGTAGAAGGGGCAGAGGGAGCGCCCAGCCCCCTGCGAGACACAGACCTGACACGGGGAGTGGAAAACTTGTTGACTGCTATGAGGGAACTCTTGAACACTCTGAGCTATAGGGATCCATCAGAAAGTGAACAGAATGATGCAACGGGTGAAAATGGTGCGAATCAAGAGGAATGGGACGATGGAGgagaaaattattga